Genomic DNA from Phaeobacter porticola:
CGCCAATCCACATGGATCGCCTCAATTGCTTCCATGCTGACAATAACAGTGCGGTCAACGGGGGTGCCGGTCTTTTCCAGAATACCGGACACACGGAACGGTTGGTCTTTGTGCTCGGTAAAAGAGGCCAGCCCATGGGCGACGACAATCGGGTCATTCACGCGATACCCCAGCGTTGCTGCAACATCAGCCCCAATCACGGTATCAAAAAGATCGTCCATGATTGCGCCATCCGTGATCGCCAGCGATCTGCCTTGCCGATATTTGTAATGTTCAAAAAAGGCCTGGGAGGTTCCCATGACCCGGAACTGACGATGACTGTCGCCGAGTGAGATCGGAACACTCCAGTCGACATGGGGCTGCGCGGCAATATCCTGATAGCTCTCCCATGTGACGTTGTTGGTCGCGTTGCCAATGCGAAAGACGGAGTAAAGCAAAAGCTGTACCGACCCAGAACGCGCCCCCATGATAAGATCCGTTCCCGAAATGGTATCGGCAAAGCTGGATTTTGCCCCGGTGCGTACCTTTTCGACTCCCAGAAAAAGCGCCACCGACAAGGCGATGGCAAGGATCGTCATGCCAACAGTTAGTGCTCGCGCAAAGAGCGACGCGATAGCCAGACGCAGGATCATACCGCCGCCCTTTCAATCTGTGCAATGTCGTCCATCCGGATCACCCTGTCAAAACGTTCGCCCAGCCGCGGATCATGGCTGACCATTAACAGCGCGGTCTGATGGGCGTCAGCTTGTGCGAACAACAGATCAAGAAAAGCCGCCTGACTGGTCGCATCAAGCGCCGAGGTGGGTTCATCCGCAACGATCAACGGCGGGTGTCCGATCAGCGCGCGCGCAACCGCGACACGCTGTTGTTGACCAACACTCAGGGTGCTGGCCTTGGCATGGATGATGTCCTTAGGCAGGCCCAGTGAAATGCACAGGGTCGTGGCTTCTGCGAGTGGATCAGCTATGCGGCTGCGCCGTTTCGGCGCAAAGCGAAGCGGCAGGAGGATATTGTCTGTCACAGACCCAAAAGGCAGCAGATTGAACTGTTGGAAGATCACCCCAATCTGTTCGGCCCGGAACTTGTCGCGCGCCCCGCCCGACAATCCTGTCACATCGACTCCCGCAATATGAACATGACCGCGATCCGGCAAGATCGTGCCACAGATGAGCGACAAAAGTGTTGATTTCCCTGAGCCGCTCTCGCCGAGTAGTAAAACTGTTTCACCCTCAGCAACCAAGAGTTCGGGGACCGCCAACGCAAATGGCGACGGTCCCGGCCAGCGGTAGCCAATATTGGACAGATTGAGAACGGGCATCGCCACCTGCGCCTACTGTCCCATGTTCAGGACGGGCGCGCCCCGCTTCACTTCATACACTTTTGCCCCGGATGATGTGACAATCTGCACCTCAACCTCTTGTGCATTGGGGAAAATCTCAAAGTAGGCAAAGTTGATTTCGCTCAGCGCCGCAGGGGTCTCGCAGGTCAGCGTGTACTCCGCATGGAATTCGGTGTGGCCGGATGCTTCGTCATGCTCTGCGTGCTCTTCCTGTGCGTGGTTGTCATGCTCAGCATGGTCCTCCTCAGTATGCTTCCCGTCAGTATGGTCGTCGTGGTTTTCGTCCGAGTGTTCATCGTGATGGTCTTTGTCGTGGTCGCCATGATGATCCTCGTTTTCCAACGCGGCATGTGCGTCGGCGACGGTGCAACTCGCAGCATCCGGCAGAATGAACAGCTCAAGCGGGGCGCTCAATGTTGCAAGAGCCGCATCAATAGCGGCATGATCCGCCTCGCTTTCGGCAGCGTATTCAAACCCTACAATGTCAGCACCAGGGGCATGAAATCCCATTGTAACGGTGGTTTCCTCTATCGCAATATTCAGTGCGCCAACGCCATGTTCATGGGCTTCAAGCTGGCGTGTATTCTCTGCCAGTGCCGGTGCGGCAGCAATAAGAGCGAGGAGAGTGAGTGCTTGTTTCATAATACATCCGTATTGACTTCATTGAAAAGGATCAGGCCGGGAGGGTCCACGTGCCCGTAAATTTCAACGATGTGACACGTCGCGAGAAAAGCGTTTTGATTGAGGAGGGCGGTGGGGCTGCGGTACACGGCAGCGGTCGCCATGCTGGTTTTGCCAATATGAAGCCGCTCCAGAAGCTGACACGCAGTCATCGACTTCTTAGATGCAGTCAGGACCTTCAGAACATCCTTTTTCTGAGCTGCCGCATGCGTTCTCATCAATCAGTCTCCATCGTTACGAATTAGATATGTTATAAGATAACAAATGGCAAGATCGGAAAATATCACCTAGCCATCGACTGCCGAGATCCCCTTGGCGCTGATCACCTTTGGGACACGTAGTAGGTATCACTGCGCTAGATTTTACCAGTTGGTCAGACCTCGGAAATGCAATCGCACAGGTTCACAGGGCAGGCCACGTGTTCTGAATGTGAAATCGAGATGCGGATTGACCGGCTTTGATCAGTGCTCACCCCAGCTGTTTCAGAAAGCAGTTGCTTCTAAGACGACGGACACAGGCAAAGCCACAGGATTGCACCGGGTCTGCGTGTGCAATTGGGTATCGTGTCATCTGACACGCCATCAGCGCGTCAGACAATTCGTAAGATCAAATATGCTACTGTGTGGGTGACACCAGCGTATCGCCACCTAGCGCCGCTGCATGTCGCGCGGCATCTCCGACAGGATCTCGGCGCCGGTTTCGCGCAGGATCACAATCTCTTCCAGCCGCACGCCAAACCGGTCCTTGAGGTAAATCCCCGGTTCGATCGAGAACACATTGCCTGCGCGCAGCTCAACATCAGAGGTGGCGGTGATATAAGGCGGTTCATGCACATCAATACCTAGCCCATGGCCGGTGCGGTGCAGGAACTGTGGGCCATATCCGGCGGCAGCAATGGTGTCGCGGGCGGCACGGTCGACCTCGCTGGCGCGTACGCCGGGTGTCGCGGCCTGAACGGCGGCCTGAACTGCGGCTTCGACCACCTCAAACACCTGCTCATATTCGGCTTCCGGCGTGCCGAACCAGCCGCAGCGGGTCATGTCTGAAGGGTAGCCGTTCAACCGGCATCCCGTGTCGATCAACACGGCCATGTCGCGGGTCAGCCTGGTATCGCCAGTGTGGTGATGCGGGAAGGCGCCATTGGCGCCAAAGCCGACAATGGTGAACTCAGGGGTTGCGCCATGGGCCTTGTAATGGGCATGCAGGATCGCCTGCACATCCAGCTCGCTCATGCCCTCTTCAAGGCGGGAAAACGCCTCGGTCACGG
This window encodes:
- a CDS encoding ABC transporter permease, yielding MILRLAIASLFARALTVGMTILAIALSVALFLGVEKVRTGAKSSFADTISGTDLIMGARSGSVQLLLYSVFRIGNATNNVTWESYQDIAAQPHVDWSVPISLGDSHRQFRVMGTSQAFFEHYKYRQGRSLAITDGAIMDDLFDTVIGADVAATLGYRVNDPIVVAHGLASFTEHKDQPFRVSGILEKTGTPVDRTVIVSMEAIEAIHVDWRSGAQIPGQSTPADEIRKMDLTPGSVTAALVGVKSPLQTFALQRAINDYPEEPLLAILPGVALQELWGIVGIAETALLAVSAMVVVTALIGMMATIFSSLNERRREMAIFRAMGARPFTILSMLVLEAMMMAAVGALLGLVLLYVGLIIAQPILDGAFGLWLPIEAPTAREFWVVIGVVGAGAIVSLVPALRAYKMSLADGMMVKT
- a CDS encoding ABC transporter ATP-binding protein, coding for MPVLNLSNIGYRWPGPSPFALAVPELLVAEGETVLLLGESGSGKSTLLSLICGTILPDRGHVHIAGVDVTGLSGGARDKFRAEQIGVIFQQFNLLPFGSVTDNILLPLRFAPKRRSRIADPLAEATTLCISLGLPKDIIHAKASTLSVGQQQRVAVARALIGHPPLIVADEPTSALDATSQAAFLDLLFAQADAHQTALLMVSHDPRLGERFDRVIRMDDIAQIERAAV
- the zrgA gene encoding zinc uptake protein ZrgA — encoded protein: MKQALTLLALIAAAPALAENTRQLEAHEHGVGALNIAIEETTVTMGFHAPGADIVGFEYAAESEADHAAIDAALATLSAPLELFILPDAASCTVADAHAALENEDHHGDHDKDHHDEHSDENHDDHTDGKHTEEDHAEHDNHAQEEHAEHDEASGHTEFHAEYTLTCETPAALSEINFAYFEIFPNAQEVEVQIVTSSGAKVYEVKRGAPVLNMGQ
- a CDS encoding M24 family metallopeptidase; its protein translation is MTTPPFADRLTRLRHRMTETATDLVVLGPSSHMMWLSGVNPHGDERPVLLMVSQSHAGFLMPGLNADAARTSTDLPFCCWSDDDGPDAALTGLLHDCGATATGLSVVLDETMRADFALRVLDAMDAPKRRFTDDTVGLLRAMKDDAEYAALKAAHLLNDAAVTEAFSRLEEGMSELDVQAILHAHYKAHGATPEFTIVGFGANGAFPHHHTGDTRLTRDMAVLIDTGCRLNGYPSDMTRCGWFGTPEAEYEQVFEVVEAAVQAAVQAATPGVRASEVDRAARDTIAAAGYGPQFLHRTGHGLGIDVHEPPYITATSDVELRAGNVFSIEPGIYLKDRFGVRLEEIVILRETGAEILSEMPRDMQRR